In Acinonyx jubatus isolate Ajub_Pintada_27869175 chromosome B3, VMU_Ajub_asm_v1.0, whole genome shotgun sequence, a genomic segment contains:
- the SLIRP gene encoding SRA stem-loop-interacting RNA-binding protein, mitochondrial isoform X2, giving the protein MILFCDIRQQQQQQQDAAPSEPCDYEGELREHFAQFGHIRKCIIPFDKETGFHRGMGWIQFSSEEELQNALQQENHIIDGVKLHIQAQRPKILQGDQTSDEEKDF; this is encoded by the exons ATGATACTCTTTTGTGATAttaggcagcagcagcagcagcagcaagatgCAGCTCCCAGTGAGCCATGTGATTACGAGG GTGAGCTGAGAGAACATTTTGCACAGTTTGGCCATATACGAAAGTGCATCATACCTTTT gaCAAAGAGACTGGGTTTCACAGAGGTATGGGTTGGATTCAGTTTTCTTCAGAAGAAGAACTTCAGAATGCACTACAGCAAGAAAATCATATTATTGATGGagtaaag CTCCACATTCAAGCTCAAAGACCAAAAATTTTGCAAGGGGATCAAACATCTgatgaagaaaaagatttttga